In Methylomonas sp. MK1, the following are encoded in one genomic region:
- a CDS encoding NADP oxidoreductase — protein sequence MAAKIKIATTSLAGCFGCHMSFLDIDERLLKLADVVEFDRSPLTDIEHCGPCDIGLIEGGVCNSENVHVLREFRANCKILVAVGACAINGGLPALRNFFKLEDCLLEAYQDGIGVDNPQIPNDPELPLLLDKVRPVHEIVKIDYFMPGCPPSADVFWSYLSALIEGRDPTLPYELVHYD from the coding sequence ATGGCCGCTAAGATTAAAATCGCCACCACGTCCTTGGCCGGCTGCTTCGGCTGCCATATGTCGTTTCTGGATATTGACGAGCGCTTGCTGAAATTGGCGGATGTAGTCGAATTCGACCGCTCGCCGCTGACCGACATCGAGCACTGCGGCCCGTGCGACATTGGCTTGATCGAAGGCGGCGTTTGCAATTCCGAAAACGTGCATGTGCTGCGCGAGTTTCGCGCTAACTGCAAAATTCTGGTCGCAGTCGGCGCTTGTGCCATCAACGGCGGCCTGCCGGCGCTGCGCAACTTTTTTAAGCTGGAAGATTGTCTGCTGGAAGCCTACCAAGACGGCATAGGTGTGGACAATCCGCAGATACCCAACGATCCGGAATTGCCTTTATTGCTGGATAAGGTGCGGCCGGTCCACGAAATCGTCAAAATCGATTACTTTATGCCCGGTTGCCCGCCGTCCGCCGATGTGTTCTGGAGCTACCTCAGCGCATTGATCGAAGGCCGCGACCCGACTTTACCTTATGAATTAGTCCATTACGACTAG
- a CDS encoding Ni/Fe hydrogenase subunit alpha produces the protein MYEHLETADPALVAAGKLKRVAVDPVSRVEGHGKVTLLLDEDNKVQQARLHIVEFRGFEKFIQGRPYWELPVMVQRLCGICPVSHHLAAAKAIDQLVGVDPANLPPAADKLRRLLHFGQVLQSHALHFFHLSSPDLLFGFESEIGKRNVMAVLADYPDIGLQGVKLRKYGQEVIRMVSGKRIHGTGAIAGGMNKALTKEERDYLKQDIAQIVIWAQAALQLVTKVHTSHLPYYDNFATIRSKYLSLTKPNGALELYHGGIRVKDEQGETLVDHYDYCDYPELIREEVRSWTYMKFPYLTSLGKAEGWYRVGPLARVNNCDFIDTPQAEAARVEFKRHSGEAMVHSTLAFHWTRMIELLHCAESIQSLLDDPDLLSNDLVAKGEKRQEGIGVIEAPRGTLFHHYQIDENDIVTKANLIVSTTSNNTAMNESVRQVAAEYLSGRELTEPLLNNLEVAIRAYDPCLSCATHAVGKMPLQLELVDADGKLVDKLIRHSSGEFIHGSE, from the coding sequence GTGTACGAACACCTTGAAACCGCCGATCCGGCCTTAGTCGCAGCCGGCAAGTTAAAACGGGTCGCTGTCGATCCGGTCTCCCGTGTCGAAGGCCACGGCAAAGTAACCCTGCTGCTGGATGAAGACAATAAAGTCCAGCAAGCCCGTTTGCACATCGTCGAATTTCGCGGCTTCGAAAAATTCATCCAGGGCCGCCCTTACTGGGAACTGCCGGTGATGGTGCAGCGCTTGTGCGGCATCTGCCCGGTCAGCCACCATCTGGCGGCTGCCAAGGCCATCGACCAATTGGTCGGCGTCGATCCCGCTAACTTGCCACCGGCAGCGGATAAATTACGCCGCTTGCTGCATTTCGGTCAGGTCTTGCAATCGCATGCTTTGCATTTTTTCCACCTCTCCAGCCCGGATTTGCTGTTTGGTTTTGAAAGTGAGATCGGCAAGCGTAACGTGATGGCAGTGCTGGCCGATTATCCGGATATTGGTCTGCAAGGCGTAAAACTGCGCAAATACGGCCAGGAAGTGATTCGCATGGTGTCCGGCAAGCGTATCCACGGCACCGGCGCGATTGCCGGCGGTATGAACAAAGCCTTAACGAAAGAAGAGCGCGACTATTTAAAGCAAGACATCGCGCAAATCGTGATTTGGGCGCAAGCGGCTTTGCAACTGGTCACCAAAGTCCACACCTCCCACCTTCCCTACTACGACAACTTCGCCACCATCCGCAGCAAATACCTGAGCCTAACCAAGCCTAACGGCGCACTGGAACTTTATCACGGCGGGATTCGGGTGAAAGACGAGCAGGGCGAAACCCTGGTCGACCATTACGATTATTGCGATTACCCGGAGCTGATCCGCGAAGAAGTGCGCTCCTGGACCTACATGAAATTCCCCTACCTGACTTCGCTGGGTAAAGCCGAAGGCTGGTATCGGGTGGGACCGCTGGCACGCGTCAACAATTGCGATTTTATCGACACGCCGCAGGCGGAAGCCGCCCGTGTGGAATTCAAACGACACAGCGGCGAAGCCATGGTGCATAGCACCCTGGCCTTCCACTGGACCCGGATGATCGAATTGCTGCATTGTGCCGAAAGCATACAAAGCTTGCTGGACGATCCGGATTTGCTGAGTAACGATCTGGTGGCCAAGGGCGAAAAGCGCCAAGAAGGCATTGGTGTAATCGAAGCGCCGCGCGGCACACTATTTCATCATTATCAAATCGACGAAAACGACATCGTCACGAAAGCCAACCTGATCGTCTCTACTACCAGCAATAACACCGCAATGAACGAATCTGTGCGGCAAGTGGCAGCGGAATATCTGTCCGGCCGGGAATTAACCGAACCTTTGCTGAATAACCTGGAAGTGGCGATCCGCGCCTACGATCCGTGTTTGTCTTGCGCTACGCACGCGGTCGGCAAGATGCCCTTGCAGTTGGAACTGGTCGATGCCGACGGCAAGTTGGTGGATAAACTGATTCGGCATAGCAGCGGCGAATTTATTCACGGTAGCGAATGA
- a CDS encoding hydrogenase maturation protease produces the protein MTKPILVFGYGNPSRGDDAVGPLLLDYLADHLDLSTIELLSDFQLQIEHALDLQDRELVVFIDAAVNCPNSFAFTPLSPAQDHTYTSHALSPAALLAVYQSVSKQPLAPCYLLSIQAEAFELGTGLSERCAANLAKACRFLEEILKPTHFRGN, from the coding sequence ATGACCAAACCCATTCTGGTGTTCGGTTACGGCAACCCCAGCCGTGGCGACGATGCCGTTGGCCCCTTGCTACTGGACTATTTAGCCGACCATCTCGACTTGAGCACTATCGAGCTGCTTAGCGACTTTCAGTTACAAATCGAACACGCGCTGGATTTGCAAGACCGCGAGCTGGTGGTGTTTATCGATGCTGCGGTAAATTGCCCGAACAGCTTTGCGTTTACTCCGTTAAGCCCGGCCCAAGACCACACCTACACCAGCCATGCGCTAAGCCCGGCCGCGTTGCTAGCGGTCTATCAATCGGTCAGCAAGCAACCGCTTGCTCCTTGCTATTTGTTAAGCATCCAGGCCGAAGCCTTCGAACTGGGCACCGGGTTAAGCGAACGCTGTGCGGCCAATTTAGCAAAAGCTTGTCGATTTTTGGAAGAGATTCTGAAACCAACGCATTTCCGTGGCAATTAA
- a CDS encoding tellurite resistance TerB family protein, whose translation MDQLTRNDSYVPLLMKLCFLLLLVTSASAEARRGSVSVCFGTTDHFYDLGELKVSDQQVKQTGMPVEWTSSEHQFGIHLQDHCLVVRTGTEVIGYAIYKKNSSQYWALDDTTIQTLQKFGVLPNPMPPLEVPVDETVGGEWLWALAILAGLVLIGALVTFVSDKQQRRVVAKVDKVLNGNFVLLLREVLVDVARMDRNFDANKPQAILAIMQRLGFHDSSLATLNSDAVSSGKLSRKLLIAYIKAVAGNLNDQQRNILLTGIATVISAEGKLGRNKKAVFRQYIIALGFPENQAENIMEMLLNA comes from the coding sequence ATGGATCAATTAACCCGAAATGACTCATATGTGCCGCTTCTGATGAAGTTGTGCTTTCTTTTGTTGTTAGTCACCAGTGCTTCGGCTGAAGCCAGAAGAGGAAGTGTTAGCGTTTGTTTTGGTACGACTGATCATTTTTACGATTTGGGTGAATTAAAAGTCTCGGATCAGCAAGTCAAACAAACGGGTATGCCGGTCGAATGGACTTCAAGTGAGCATCAATTTGGTATTCATTTACAGGATCACTGTCTGGTTGTTCGGACCGGCACAGAAGTAATCGGCTATGCAATCTATAAAAAAAATTCTAGCCAATATTGGGCTTTAGACGACACTACCATTCAAACATTGCAGAAGTTTGGCGTGCTTCCAAACCCCATGCCGCCGCTGGAGGTGCCAGTGGATGAAACTGTCGGCGGCGAGTGGCTTTGGGCTCTGGCTATCTTGGCTGGTTTGGTTCTAATTGGCGCCTTGGTGACTTTTGTGTCCGATAAGCAGCAACGTCGTGTCGTCGCTAAAGTCGATAAAGTGTTAAATGGTAATTTTGTGCTGCTATTGCGCGAGGTGTTAGTTGATGTTGCGCGGATGGATCGGAATTTTGATGCAAATAAACCTCAGGCGATACTAGCTATTATGCAAAGACTGGGGTTTCACGATAGTTCGCTCGCTACGCTTAACTCAGATGCAGTGTCTTCAGGGAAATTATCAAGAAAGTTATTGATCGCTTATATTAAGGCGGTCGCTGGTAATCTCAACGATCAACAAAGGAATATTTTACTAACCGGGATTGCGACCGTGATTTCGGCGGAAGGTAAATTAGGCAGGAACAAAAAAGCGGTGTTCCGCCAATACATTATCGCCTTGGGTTTTCCAGAAAATCAGGCAGAAAATATCATGGAGATGCTCCTAAATGCTTAA
- a CDS encoding amidohydrolase family protein — MHIHNCHMHIFTVDHVPENFLPLGLAKLMKQPYLQTPLRFLLVNLNPFSNRDLFERYANFVRISTNKSQREVFEVVRAYYPLDTRFVVLPMDMAYMGAGKVPVEIDGQHDELARLVQKYPQQIIPFAAVDPRRPGVFESLKSWVENKGFKGIKLYPPLGYMPNDHGLVPIYEYAQANNLPVMTHCSRGGVRNKKLSATEAAKFSDPDNYREIMDRFPNLKICMGHAGGDQDWQQYLDQPWDGSAPKSEMSWLSKILDIICSGQYPNFYADISYTIFHIEENAQILKVLLQDERVKTQMLFGSDFYMVEQEKFPERRLTMSLRATLGEDLFRQIAETNPKRYLALP, encoded by the coding sequence ATGCATATCCACAACTGCCACATGCACATCTTCACCGTCGATCATGTGCCGGAAAACTTCCTCCCCTTGGGATTGGCGAAACTGATGAAGCAACCCTATTTGCAAACGCCACTACGCTTCTTGCTGGTCAATTTGAACCCATTTTCCAATCGCGATTTATTTGAGCGTTATGCCAATTTCGTCCGCATTTCCACCAACAAATCGCAGCGAGAGGTATTCGAGGTAGTCAGAGCTTATTATCCCCTGGATACGCGATTTGTCGTGCTGCCGATGGATATGGCGTATATGGGAGCAGGAAAAGTGCCGGTCGAAATCGACGGTCAACACGACGAGTTGGCCCGCCTGGTGCAAAAGTATCCGCAGCAAATCATTCCTTTTGCTGCCGTCGATCCGCGCCGTCCGGGTGTTTTCGAAAGCTTGAAAAGTTGGGTGGAAAACAAGGGATTCAAGGGAATTAAGTTGTATCCGCCGCTAGGTTACATGCCTAATGATCATGGCCTAGTTCCGATTTACGAATATGCACAGGCGAACAATCTACCGGTAATGACGCATTGCTCGCGGGGTGGAGTGAGAAATAAAAAACTGTCGGCTACCGAAGCTGCAAAGTTTTCCGATCCCGATAATTACCGGGAAATCATGGATCGATTCCCTAACCTGAAAATCTGCATGGGGCATGCGGGCGGCGACCAGGATTGGCAACAGTATCTTGACCAGCCTTGGGATGGCAGTGCGCCAAAATCCGAGATGAGCTGGCTTTCGAAAATTCTGGACATTATATGCTCCGGCCAGTATCCCAACTTCTATGCCGATATTTCCTACACCATCTTCCATATTGAAGAAAACGCGCAGATTTTGAAAGTGTTGCTGCAAGACGAGCGGGTAAAAACGCAGATGCTGTTCGGTTCGGATTTTTACATGGTCGAACAGGAAAAATTTCCGGAACGCCGCTTGACCATGTCGCTACGCGCCACATTAGGAGAAGACTTGTTCAGACAAATCGCCGAAACGAATCCAAAGCGGTATTTGGCGCTGCCCTAG
- a CDS encoding PEP-CTERM sorting domain-containing protein (PEP-CTERM proteins occur, often in large numbers, in the proteomes of bacteria that also encode an exosortase, a predicted intramembrane cysteine proteinase. The presence of a PEP-CTERM domain at a protein's C-terminus predicts cleavage within the sorting domain, followed by covalent anchoring to some some component of the (usually Gram-negative) cell surface. Many PEP-CTERM proteins exhibit an unusual sequence composition that includes large numbers of potential glycosylation sites. Expression of one such protein has been shown restore the ability of a bacterium to form floc, a type of biofilm.) codes for MSFKQPLVTLALALSAATFNANATLNSYNANGVDLVYSSVSNVTWTKDANLLGTLLSSTGFSNTVNAIIAASPIIYDTPNGFDTPDYSGYHIVTASDFSGIGAVSWFGAKAFTFYLNSINYGGSNQWRLPSAGSNPDFGINQIGSELGQLYYNELGALPYPGTNGNDYGILGDGSFETSGSVGPFTKVQTLGYWSNMEHASDPNVGWHFATSSGEQSVDLKVMPYYAWAVAPGQVNAVPVPAAVWLMSTGLIGLLSLKRRKYAG; via the coding sequence ATGAGTTTTAAGCAACCGCTAGTCACCCTTGCCTTGGCATTGAGCGCCGCTACGTTTAACGCCAATGCGACATTGAATTCTTACAATGCCAACGGCGTTGATCTGGTTTACAGCAGCGTTAGTAACGTGACCTGGACGAAAGATGCCAATCTGTTGGGCACGTTGCTAAGTAGCACGGGCTTTAGCAATACGGTCAACGCCATTATCGCGGCAAGCCCTATCATCTACGATACGCCCAACGGTTTCGACACACCTGACTACAGTGGGTATCACATTGTAACGGCCTCAGACTTTTCAGGAATCGGCGCTGTCAGCTGGTTCGGTGCCAAAGCCTTTACCTTTTATTTGAATAGTATCAATTACGGCGGCAGCAACCAATGGCGCTTGCCGAGTGCCGGCAGCAATCCAGATTTTGGAATCAACCAAATCGGCAGTGAATTGGGCCAGTTGTACTATAACGAACTTGGCGCCTTGCCTTATCCGGGGACCAACGGCAATGACTATGGCATATTAGGCGATGGTTCGTTCGAAACTTCAGGTTCTGTTGGACCCTTTACCAAGGTACAAACCCTTGGATACTGGTCCAATATGGAACACGCATCTGATCCCAATGTTGGGTGGCATTTCGCGACCAGCTCTGGCGAGCAGTCAGTTGATCTAAAGGTGATGCCTTACTATGCATGGGCAGTCGCCCCCGGACAAGTTAATGCTGTACCAGTACCTGCAGCAGTCTGGCTGATGAGCACGGGCTTGATCGGCTTGCTTAGCTTGAAACGCAGAAAATACGCTGGATGA
- a CDS encoding DUF1566 domain-containing protein, with protein MKSVGKVAWMAGMALGLNMATAEAALTAYSPNGVELVYSSLGNVTWTADGNLFKTLADGYAGGTSAFLNAVIASVPEGKINDSPNYWDTPANSGYHTLSASDFNTTTGRVNWFGAKAYVTYLNSINYGGSNQWRLPNWTDTGAAGPQYGISGTDFGYNVNPASSELAQLYYAELGKTAYVNTSGEGPQSNYGILGSSTFSDTTGSVGPFSNVHTFAYWLGTEYTPDGRAWDFFTTVGVQGYDGKDYQSYAWAVSSGQVAAVPLPGAMWLMGTGLIGLLGLKWRGQAG; from the coding sequence ATGAAATCGGTAGGAAAAGTAGCTTGGATGGCGGGCATGGCGTTGGGCTTGAATATGGCGACGGCGGAAGCGGCGTTGACTGCATATAGCCCGAATGGCGTTGAGTTGGTTTACAGTAGCCTGGGTAACGTTACCTGGACGGCCGACGGCAATTTGTTCAAAACCCTGGCTGATGGATATGCCGGTGGCACCTCAGCTTTTTTAAATGCGGTTATTGCCTCGGTGCCGGAAGGGAAGATCAACGATTCACCAAATTATTGGGATACTCCAGCGAATAGTGGCTATCACACCCTGTCCGCCAGCGACTTCAACACCACAACCGGCAGAGTCAATTGGTTTGGTGCCAAAGCCTACGTAACTTACCTGAACAGCATCAACTACGGCGGCAGCAATCAATGGCGCTTGCCAAATTGGACCGACACCGGTGCGGCCGGTCCGCAATATGGCATTAGCGGCACTGATTTTGGCTACAACGTCAACCCTGCTAGCAGCGAGCTGGCCCAACTGTATTACGCAGAGTTGGGTAAAACAGCCTACGTCAACACCAGTGGCGAAGGTCCGCAAAGCAATTACGGTATTCTGGGGAGCAGTACATTTAGCGACACTACCGGTTCCGTTGGCCCATTTAGTAATGTCCATACTTTTGCGTACTGGTTGGGCACTGAGTATACGCCCGATGGTCGCGCTTGGGACTTTTTTACCACCGTTGGTGTCCAGGGCTACGACGGTAAGGACTATCAGTCTTACGCATGGGCAGTCAGCTCCGGACAAGTGGCCGCCGTCCCCCTACCTGGAGCGATGTGGCTGATGGGCACCGGTCTGATCGGTTTGCTTGGCCTGAAATGGCGTGGGCAAGCGGGTTAA
- a CDS encoding helix-turn-helix transcriptional regulator has protein sequence MADDEKLSQLIGVLYETVMAPERMTETLEYCSDYIGANGAHLLITDKATGRIRKEFYGGSYIDSQDFTAWVNGYLLEDPRMTSGMMANIGVNEWRFCHTFLDDGFVARNPLYQEFLIPIGVRYTLGGLVDETTDSKIMLGFFRAQEQSPFGIQEQAAAKRISPHLQRALRLNSHTQHLQAKAELGVTAIEALAWPLLIVDGDACILHLNTRAEQLLTAHFGGLSCRFGRLHCFDPSAADELAALVRQATKHPALGGGMCLHALPGARILVAPLPAASQWIKDWQRPLALVLIAENSEMLSGSKPFDLDFGDWSKLGVAKCDPVAGFAKTYQLTGRETEVLQGLTDGLSPKQIAERDDVSRNTVRTQLSSLMQKTHCHSQKDLIRLFLISNKLG, from the coding sequence ATGGCGGACGATGAAAAACTATCGCAGTTGATTGGAGTGCTTTACGAGACGGTGATGGCGCCAGAACGTATGACTGAAACTTTGGAATATTGCTCTGATTACATCGGCGCCAATGGCGCGCATTTATTGATAACCGATAAGGCTACCGGCAGGATACGCAAAGAATTTTATGGCGGCAGTTATATCGATAGTCAGGATTTTACTGCCTGGGTCAATGGCTATCTACTTGAAGACCCGCGCATGACATCGGGAATGATGGCTAATATCGGTGTTAATGAGTGGCGATTTTGCCACACATTCCTGGATGATGGCTTCGTGGCACGTAATCCGCTTTACCAGGAATTTTTAATTCCAATCGGCGTGCGTTATACGTTAGGCGGCTTAGTCGACGAAACGACTGACAGCAAGATCATGTTAGGCTTTTTTCGAGCGCAGGAACAATCGCCTTTCGGCATTCAAGAGCAAGCAGCCGCAAAGCGCATTAGCCCCCATCTGCAACGGGCACTCAGGCTAAATTCACACACGCAACACCTGCAAGCCAAAGCCGAACTGGGGGTGACTGCCATTGAGGCCCTGGCATGGCCTTTACTGATTGTCGATGGCGATGCTTGCATCCTGCACTTGAACACGCGAGCGGAACAACTTTTGACGGCGCATTTTGGCGGCTTGTCGTGCCGGTTTGGCCGCTTGCACTGCTTTGATCCCAGCGCCGCTGACGAATTGGCGGCTTTAGTCCGCCAAGCAACAAAACATCCGGCTCTCGGCGGCGGCATGTGTTTGCATGCCTTGCCGGGCGCCCGAATTTTGGTGGCACCGCTGCCAGCAGCAAGCCAATGGATCAAGGATTGGCAGAGGCCGTTGGCCTTGGTGCTGATTGCCGAGAATTCCGAGATGCTGAGCGGTTCCAAGCCGTTTGATCTGGATTTTGGCGATTGGTCCAAACTTGGCGTGGCTAAATGCGATCCGGTTGCCGGCTTTGCCAAAACGTATCAGTTGACGGGGCGAGAAACGGAAGTATTGCAAGGCTTGACCGACGGCCTATCGCCCAAGCAAATCGCGGAGCGTGACGACGTCAGCCGCAACACCGTGCGCACCCAGCTAAGCAGCTTGATGCAGAAAACCCATTGCCACAGTCAAAAGGATTTGATTCGGCTATTTTTGATTTCCAATAAGCTTGGATGA
- a CDS encoding esterase-like activity of phytase family protein: MKLRYTLSAVLAALLGNTAQAAPFSLDYIGQNIVASGTVFNGTTVGGLSGIDYDSANGRYLAISDDRSALNPARYYDLGLNLAQFNKNSAPGAAGVTFNGVTNILTPSGSTFATNTVDPESMRLHNGSLFWTNEGQRATAGFQNPTVREMNLNGSYVRDFAVPSYYNPSGSVSALNAGDTGIRNNLAFESLTFSNDGKTLYTATENSLAQDDALPATVLNGSESRVLAFDRATGSAVGEYVYTTDAVVDVPNPVTNFATNGLVELLNIPGLSDSFIAVERSFSAGIPGTGNNIRLYLTSLSNASNLIGVDDLDNAPVYTSMTKELLLDLSTLTNSDGTALALDNIEAITWGETFNGNPTLILASDNNFSATQFTQFLAFEVKAVPLPAAFPLFGTALLGMGVNGLRRRGRKLA, encoded by the coding sequence ATGAAACTTCGCTATACCCTATCCGCCGTTCTGGCAGCGCTGCTCGGCAACACTGCTCAAGCCGCACCTTTTTCCTTGGACTATATTGGTCAAAACATCGTCGCCAGCGGCACCGTGTTCAACGGCACCACAGTGGGCGGTTTGTCGGGGATCGATTACGACAGCGCCAATGGCAGATATTTGGCGATCAGCGATGATCGCTCGGCTTTAAACCCAGCTAGATACTACGACTTGGGCCTGAACCTGGCTCAGTTCAACAAGAATTCGGCGCCGGGGGCGGCCGGCGTGACATTTAATGGTGTCACAAATATTTTGACGCCGAGCGGCAGCACATTTGCGACCAACACCGTCGATCCTGAATCCATGCGTTTGCATAACGGTAGTTTGTTCTGGACCAACGAGGGTCAGCGGGCGACAGCAGGTTTTCAAAACCCCACCGTCCGGGAAATGAATCTGAACGGCAGTTATGTGCGGGATTTCGCCGTGCCAAGTTACTACAATCCCAGTGGCAGTGTCAGCGCGCTGAATGCAGGCGATACCGGTATCCGCAACAACCTGGCGTTTGAAAGTCTGACTTTTTCTAACGATGGTAAAACGTTGTACACCGCTACCGAAAACTCGTTGGCCCAAGACGATGCCTTGCCGGCGACCGTTCTGAACGGCTCCGAGAGCAGAGTATTGGCGTTTGACCGCGCAACTGGCAGTGCGGTTGGTGAATACGTCTATACGACCGACGCTGTGGTGGATGTACCAAACCCAGTCACCAATTTTGCCACCAACGGTTTAGTCGAGTTACTGAACATACCGGGCTTGAGCGATAGTTTTATTGCCGTCGAACGCTCGTTTTCGGCGGGAATTCCCGGCACCGGCAACAACATCCGTCTGTACCTGACCAGTTTAAGCAACGCCAGCAACCTGATAGGTGTTGACGATCTTGACAACGCGCCGGTCTACACCAGCATGACTAAGGAGTTGTTGCTAGATTTAAGCACCCTGACCAACAGCGACGGCACAGCTTTGGCTTTGGACAATATCGAAGCCATTACCTGGGGTGAAACCTTCAACGGCAATCCAACCTTGATCCTGGCCTCGGACAATAACTTTTCCGCTACCCAATTTACCCAGTTCCTGGCCTTCGAAGTAAAGGCCGTGCCGCTGCCAGCGGCTTTTCCGTTGTTCGGCACTGCGTTGTTGGGCATGGGCGTAAATGGTTTGCGGAGAAGAGGCCGGAAACTGGCGTAA